The Apium graveolens cultivar Ventura chromosome 6, ASM990537v1, whole genome shotgun sequence genome contains a region encoding:
- the LOC141666470 gene encoding granule-bound starch synthase 1, chloroplastic/amyloplastic-like — protein sequence MAIAVSASTSSQVSFGGSVMARTKSFKCPQNSTSRQSLRLMNNMNQLHTIRRTSISRQNSNGYAIGGVIRCGTGMSLIFVASEVGPWSKTGGLGDVLGGLPPAMAANGHRVMTVSPRYDQYKDAWDTQVVVELKAGDKTEQVRFFHCYKRGVDRIFVDHPWFLEKVWGKTGSKIYGPITGKDYQDNQLRFSLLCQAALEAPRVLNLNSNKYFSGPYGEDVVFIANDWHTALLSCYLKSMYKSHGMYLNAKVAFCIHNIAYQGRFAFADFSLLNLPDEFKSSFDFIDGYDKPVKGRKINWMKAGILESDTNITVSPYYAEELTSDDAKGVELDNILRRTGIKGIVNGMDVQEWDPLTDKYTNAKYDATTVMDAKPLLKEALQAEVGLPVDSEVPVIGFIGRLEEQKGSDILATAISGFIDEEVQIIVLGTGKQQMEKQLEQLEILYPDKARGVAKFNVPLAHMITAGADFMIVPSRFEPCGLIQLHAMRYGTVPIVASTGGLVDTVKEGYTGFQMGAFNVECETVDPADVMAIVTTVKKAITTYRTSSLTKMIMNCMAQDLSWKGPAKKWEEVLLSLGAAGSEPGIEGDEIAPLAKENVATP from the exons ATGGCAATAGCTGTGAGTGCATCCACAAGTTCACAAGTTAGTTTTGGCGGGTCAGTAATGGCAAGAACAAAATCATTTAAATGCCCCCAGAATAGTACATCTCGTCAAAGTTTAAGGCTTATGAACAATATGAATCAACTCCATACGATTCGGAGGACATCAATATCTAGGCAAAATTCTAATGGTTATGCTATTGGTGGAGTCATAAGGTGTGGAACTGGAATGTCCTTGATATTTGTGGCATCAGAAGTAGGGCCATGGAGCAAAACTGGTGGGCTTGGTGACGTTCTTGGTGGTTTGCCACCAGCCATGGCT GCTAATGGGCATCGCGTCATGACAGTCTCCCCGCGTTATGACCAGTATAAAGATGCTTGGGACACACAAGTTGTTGTTGAG CTTAAAGCAGGGGATAAAACTGAGCAGGTCCGCTTTTTCCACTGTTACAAGCGCGGGGTAGATCGTATTTTTGTGGATCATCCATGGTTTCTAGAAAAG GTTTGGGGAAAAACTGGATCAAAAATTTATGGACCTATTACTGGCAAGGATTACCAGGACAATCAACTTCGATTTAGCTTGCTTTGCCAG GCAGCTTTGGAAGCTCCAAGAGTTTTAAATCTTAACAGTAACAAATATTTCTCTGGACCTTatg GTGAAGATGTTGTCTTCATTGCCAATGACTGGCATACTGCTCTCTTATCATGCTACCTGAAATCTATGTACAAATCACATGGAATGTATTTAAATGCCAAG GTTGCCTTTTGCATTCACAACATAGCTTACCAAGGCAGATTTGCATTTGCTGATTTCTCACTACTAAATCTTCCAGACGAGTTTAAGAGTTCTTTTGATTTCATTGATGG GTACGACAAGCCTGTGAAAGGAAGAAAAATTAATTGGATGAAGGCTGGAATACTTGAATCGGACACGAATATCACTGTTAGCCCATACTATGCTGAAGAGCTTACTTCCGACGATGCCAAGGGAGTGGAATTGGATAACATTCTCCGGAGAACAGGTATTAAGGGAATTGTGAATGGTATGGATGTGCAAGAGTGGGACCCACTGACAGATAAATACACCAATGCCAAATATGATGCAACAACG GTAATGGATGCAAAACCTCTGCTAAAAGAAGCCCTGCAGGCTGAGGTTGGATTGCCAGTAGACAGTGAAGTCCCTGTTATAGGCTTTATTGGGAGACTAGAAGAACAAAAGGGATCTGATATTCTTGCAACAGCTATCTCTGGATTCATAGACGAGGAAGTACAGATAATAGTTTTA GGGACTGGAAAACAGCAAATGGAGAAGCAGCTCGAGCAGTTGGAGATATTATACCCAGACAAGGCCAGAGGAGTGGCAAAGTTTAATGTTCCGTTGGCCCATATGATCACAGCCGGGGCTGATTTTATGATTGTTCCTAGTAGATTTGAACCCTGTGGTCTCATCCAGTTGCATGCAATGCGCTATGGAACA GTACCCATAGTTGCATCAACTGGTGGGCTAGTGGATACAGTCAAAGAAGGTTATACAGGGTTTCAGATGGGAGCCTTTAATGTTGAA TGTGAAACAGTTGATCCCGCAGATGTCATGGCAATTGTGACAACTGTGAAAAAAGCAATAACAACTTATAGAACTTCATCTTTAACCAAGATGATCATGAATTGCATGGCTCAAGATCTATCATGGAAG GGACCTGCAAAGAAGTGGGAGGAGGTGTTGTTAAGTTTGGGGGCAGCTGGGAGTGAACCCGGAATTGAAGGTGATGAAATTGCACCTCTAGCAAAGGAAAATGTTGCAACTCCGTGA